The proteins below come from a single Rosa rugosa chromosome 2, drRosRugo1.1, whole genome shotgun sequence genomic window:
- the LOC133732126 gene encoding uncharacterized protein LOC133732126, producing the protein MSNEPRLDFPMLDSTGSDYHSWVTDVENHLTSKGILPIIQAPNPDLVFIRTSAKNAQAVILMRRHMDKALRLEYMSIKDARELWVALEERFGNVQDSLLPDLKVQWNNLRFADFKSVAEYNSEALRLQSMLRFCGQPVTEQELIEKTLSTFPVSAIVVSKQYRTEVNAGRITRFHQLINIISVAEKHDNILVRNYNSRPIGTKSVHEANYNAPKRGRKERNPNEGHEGRMGPYNRPNKEGNRKFGADTRGGNVTRGGDGRGRGHGGCAMARGGGTMGRGGGTNPPRERPQRAQRAPQLKGGNRNDECHRCGSIEHWFKQCKASEELAARYRAYRDLREQEVYLAEEEEDGGDVNLTIEDFKAEDEVHMDATDFD; encoded by the coding sequence atgtcgaatgaacctagactcgactttcccatgcttgactcaacaggctcagattaccacagttgggtaaccgatgttgagaaccatctcacttcaaagggaatattacccataatccaggcacctaacccggatcttgtgttcaTCAGAACATCTGCAAAGAatgctcaagcagttatcttgatgcgacgtcatatggacaaagcactcagattggagtatatgtcgatcaaggatgcaagagagctatgggtagcgctagaagagcgttttggcaatgtccaagattccctcctccctgacttgaaagttcaatggaacaatctgcgctttgctgacttcaagtctgttgctgaatataattcagaggcTCTTCGCTTACAATCCATGTTGCGattctgtggacaacctgtcacagagcaagagctaattgagaaaactctctccaccttccccgtctcagccattgtggtatcaaagcaataccgtacTGAGGttaatgctggacggatcacgaggtttcatcagcttatcaatatcatatctgtagctgagaaacatgataacatactcgtgagaaattataattcaaggcccattggaactaagagcgttcatgaggcgaattataatgcacccaaaagagggcgcaaggagcgaaaccctaatgaGGGACATGAAggacgtatgggtccatataaccgccctaataaggaaggaaaccgcaagtttggtgcggatacacgtggtggcaatgtcACACGTGGGGGAGATGGTCGTGGTCGTGGTCATGGTGGTTGCGCCATGGCTCGTGGTGGAGGTaccatgggtcgtggtggtggcaccaaccctcctagggaacgcccacaacgtgcacaacgtgcacctcaattaaagggaggcaaccgcaatgatgagtgtcatcgatgtggatcaattgagcattggttcaagcaatgcaaggcaagtgaggaactagctgcaagatacagggcatatagggacctgagagagcaagaagtgtaccttgcagaagaagaagaagatggtggagatgtcaatctcaccatagaggacttcaaagctgaagatgaagtgcacaTGGATGcaacagactttgattag
- the LOC133732124 gene encoding uncharacterized protein LOC133732124 isoform X2 translates to MESPPECLEVVDSFQMVKDASLEQKLGQVADEHETLPQHLKRLFLYCSLFPFGYEFSKDELVQLWIAEGFIRERQRERMEDTAGEHFNSLENEGFFVFSRCDFTMDFDSLLSAPADNPSNFLYKVNPSKHSLLDHTMFSGTYFKAVDGKLGGASEMTRHLSLIGEDMDGMDFGMLQNFKHLRTLHMLSCRGSSMKHVPRDLCFTLTFLRTLNLSGTLISELPSSIGNVKSLRHVDASHTPISRLPESIDSLHNLQTIKLRGCIHFVQLPKGTKKLKKLRHIDLDIIRQLDSMPAHLGNLSNLQTLPAFLVGRDDGCRVGELKNLNDLKGSFNISRLENVLSKEEAEEAALIEKKCIHRLELRWSDMFVEHAQQEKILECLQPHSGLKELQLQQYSGSILPTWIGNPSFTDLVVITLYRCRNCKLLPCMGQLPALKSLSIIEVNEVKEINHQFFRKGLADHAFPKLERLEVDIMLSLKQWKDVQVGDLPSLVKLTLDSCPELVTLPALFCLKSLKHLELRCCPKLMALPAGGLPTSLEFFLLLDCLELKTWCLKTEHWSMLCHVPSIWFDHEEIKDLQLTSRTTEILPSSPQFSGDVHRIGEDDGSTAATKEKLLRPISGTRLAMKREFEWSECVQEVLNTTALLGRSVMADNLYSGTKEMLDESDRPALFFTCIDNGLYDLAMKLLRSDRALAKARNAKQETALHILARMPSDFTSQSPGTWSRLINSCWNFSYNRNLKQVNEALQLVQCLWTELLRNDHDDVMRLIKHPSKLLFDATKLGNYEFLAVLINSYPDLIWQLDDKNRSIIHVAVLHRHASIFNLVHEIGSIKDIIATFTDEDESNNILHMAAKLAPPNQLNLVSGAALQMQRELVWFEEVKKIVQPNSIEMKNKKGKTPRELFTSEHKGLLHKGEAWMKDTAKSCMIVAALIATIVFSAAILSVPGGTSDNTGQRNFLKETAFLFFAIADGVALVSSSTSILMFLFILTSRYAEGDFLKSLPLKLMIGLASLFISIASMMVAFSATFYLDCHYGLGWVPNLIFVFAFVPVALFAFLQFPLLSDMFSSTYCSSLLFRPWKYMIE, encoded by the exons ATGGAAAGTCCGCCCGAGTGTCTGGAGGTTGTGGATTCTTTCCAGATGGTGAAGGATGCAAGTTTGGAACAGAAGCTTGGGCAGGTTGCAGATGAGCATGAGACTCTGCCTCAACATTTGAAAAGGCTATTTCTGTATTGTTCACTCTTTCCCTTTGGTTATGAATTTAGTAAAGATGAGTTGGTTCAATTATGGATAGCTGAAGGCTTTATTAGAGAGAGACAAAGGGAGAGAATGGAAGATACTGCTGGTGAGCATTTCAATTCCTTGGAGAATGAAGGCTTCTTTGTGTTTTCAAGATGTGATTTCACTATGGATTTTGATTCGCTGCTCTCAGCTCCCGCGGATAATCCCAGCAACTTCTTGTACAAAGTAAATCCTAGCAAGCATTCATTATTGGACCACACGATGTTTTCAGGTACTTATTTCAAAGCGGTGGATGGTAAGTTAGGTGGAGCCTCTGAAATGACTAGACATTTGTCTTTGATTGGTGAGGATATGGATGGGATGGATTTTGGGATGCTTCAAAACTTTAAGCATTTACGCACACTGCATATGCTCTCTTGCCGTGGATCTTCTATGAAACACGTCCCTCGTGATTTGTGTTTCACCTTAACCTTCTTGAGAACCTTGAATTTGAGTGGGACATTGATTTCTGAATTGCCGAGTTCCATTGGAAATGTGAAATCATTACGTCATGTTGATGCCTCACATACACCTATTTCACGGTTACCTGAATCAATAGATTCTCTTCACAATTTACAAACCATTAAGCTCAGAGGTTGCATACACTTTGTTCAGTTGCCAAAGGGCACGAAAAAGCTAAAAAAGCTCCGGCATATTGATCTTGACATCATTCGGCAATTGGATTCCATGCCTGCACACTTGGGGAACTTGAGTAATCTTCAAACTTTGCCAGCATTTCTTGTTGGTAGAGATGATGGATGCCGTGTTGGAGAGTTGAAAAATTTGAATGATCTTAAAGGGTCATTCAACATTTCAAGGCTCGAAAATGTGTTGAGTAAAGAAGAAGCTGAGGAGGCTGCCTTGATTGAAAAGAAATGCATCCATAGGTTGGAGCTTCGATGGAGTGATATGTTTGTTGAGCATGCTCAGCAAGAGAAAATACTAGAATGTCTTCAACCCCATTCTGGCCTTAAAGAGTTACAATTACAACAGTACAGCGGGTCCATACTTCCAACCTGGATTGGCAATCCCTCTTTCACTGACCTTGTTGTCATTACCCTCTACAGATGCAGAAATTGTAAACTTCTGCCATGTATGGGACAATTACCAGCACTTAAGTCTCTTTCTATTATAGAGGTGAATGAGGTGAAAGAAATTAATCATCAATTCTTCAGAAAAGGCCTAGCTGATCATGCATTTCCAAAACTTGAGAGACTAGAAGTTGACATCATGCTCAGTTTGAAACAGTGGAAGGATGTACAAGTAGGTGACTTACCTTCCCTAGTGAAACTCACTCTGGACTCTTGCCCAGAACTTGTCACACTTCCTGCACTTTTCTGCCTCAAATCTCTCAAGCACTTGGAGCTCAGGTGCTGCCCAAAGCTTATGGCCTTGCCCGCTGGCGGACTACCAACTTCACTTGAGTTTTTCTTGCTATTGGATTGCCTTGAACTGAAAACATGGTGCTTGAAGACTGAACATTGGAGCATGTTATGTCATGTGCCCAGCATATGGTTTGATCATGAAGAGATAAAG GACTTGCAACTGACATCAAGGACTACAGAAATCTTACCTTCCTCGCCTCAATTTTCTGGAGATGTCCATCGGATCGGGGAGGATGATGGTAGTACTGCTGCTACTAAGGAAAAACTCCTGCGTCCAATTAGTGGCACGCGGCTAGCCATGAAGAGAGAATTTGAGTGGTCTGAATGCGTCCAAGAGGTACTCAATACTACTGCCTTGTTGGGACGGTCTGTAATGGCAGATAACCTGTACTCCGGAACCAAGGAAATGTTAGATGAATCTGACCGGCCAGCTTTGTTTTTTACTTGTATCGATAATGGTCTGTATG ATCTAGCTATGAAGTTGCTAAGAAGTGACAGAGCATTAGCTAAGGCTCGTAATGCAAAACAGGAAACAGCTTTGCATATCTTGGCTAGAATGCCTTCAGACTTCACCAGCCAAAGTCCAGGAACGTGGAGTAGACTCATCAACTCAT GTTGGAATTTCTCATACAACAGAAACTTGAAACAAGTCAATGAAGCCCTTCAACTAGTCCAATGCCTTTGGACAGAACTCTTGAGAAATGATCATGACGATGTGATGAGACTAATCAAACATCCTTCAAAATTACTGTTCGATGCTACAAAATTAGGAAATTATGAGTTCCTGGCAGTGCTTATTAACTCTTATCCTGACTTAATATGGCAACTTGATGACAAAAATCGGAGTATAATCCATGTTGCTGTTTTGCATCGTCATGCAAGTATCTTCAATTTAGTGCATGAGATAGGCTCCATCAAGGATATCATAGCGACATTTACTGATGAAGATGAGAGTAATAACATTTTACATATGGCTGCAAAATTAGCACCTCCAAATCAACTCAACCTTGTATCAGGAGCAGCTCTTCAAATGCAGCGAGAGTTGGTATGGTTTGAG GAAGTGAAAAAGATTGTACAACCTAACTCCATAGAGATGAAAAACAAGAAAGGAAAAACACCACGAGAATTGTTCACAAGTGAGCATAAAGGGTTGTTACACAAAGGAGAAGCATGGATGAAGGACACTGCAAAGTCATGCATGATTGTTGCGGCTCTTATCGCAACTATTGTGTTTTCAGCTGCAATATTGAGCGTACCTGGTGGTACATCTGATAATACAGGACAGCGAAACTTTCTAAAAGAGACTGCTTTCCTATTCTTTGCCATAGCAGATGGAGTAGCACTCGTTTCCTCGTCAACTTCAATACTGATGTTCTTGTTCATCCTCACATCGCGTTACGCTGAAGGTGATTTCCTCAAATCGTTACCGTTGAAGTTGATGATAGGGCTCGCATCACTTTTCATATCTATAGCATCCATGATGGTAGCTTTTAGCGCAACCTTCTATTTAGACTGTCACTATGGATTAGGATGGGTCCCAAATCTTATATTTGTATTTGCATTTGTTCCGGTTGCTTTATTTGCTTTTCTGCAGTTTCCTCTCTTGTCTGATATGTTTTCTTCAACATATTGTTCAAGTCTTTTATTTCGGCCATGGAAATATATGATCGAGTGA
- the LOC133732124 gene encoding uncharacterized protein LOC133732124 isoform X1 — protein sequence MESPPECLEVVDSFQMVKDASLEQKLGQVADEHETLPQHLKRLFLYCSLFPFGYEFSKDELVQLWIAEGFIRERQRERMEDTAGEHFNSLENEGFFVFSRCDFTMDFDSLLSAPADNPSNFLYKVNPSKHSLLDHTMFSGTYFKAVDGKLGGASEMTRHLSLIGEDMDGMDFGMLQNFKHLRTLHMLSCRGSSMKHVPRDLCFTLTFLRTLNLSGTLISELPSSIGNVKSLRHVDASHTPISRLPESIDSLHNLQTIKLRGCIHFVQLPKGTKKLKKLRHIDLDIIRQLDSMPAHLGNLSNLQTLPAFLVGRDDGCRVGELKNLNDLKGSFNISRLENVLSKEEAEEAALIEKKCIHRLELRWSDMFVEHAQQEKILECLQPHSGLKELQLQQYSGSILPTWIGNPSFTDLVVITLYRCRNCKLLPCMGQLPALKSLSIIEVNEVKEINHQFFRKGLADHAFPKLERLEVDIMLSLKQWKDVQVGDLPSLVKLTLDSCPELVTLPALFCLKSLKHLELRCCPKLMALPAGGLPTSLEFFLLLDCLELKTWCLKTEHWSMLCHVPSIWFDHEEIKDLQLTSRTTEILPSSPQFSGDVHRIGEDDGSTAATKEKLLRPISGTRLAMKREFEWSECVQEVLNTTALLGRSVMADNLYSGTKEMLDESDRPALFFTCIDNGLYDLAMKLLRSDRALAKARNAKQETALHILARMPSDFTSQSPGTWSRLINSFIPGWNFSYNRNLKQVNEALQLVQCLWTELLRNDHDDVMRLIKHPSKLLFDATKLGNYEFLAVLINSYPDLIWQLDDKNRSIIHVAVLHRHASIFNLVHEIGSIKDIIATFTDEDESNNILHMAAKLAPPNQLNLVSGAALQMQRELVWFEEVKKIVQPNSIEMKNKKGKTPRELFTSEHKGLLHKGEAWMKDTAKSCMIVAALIATIVFSAAILSVPGGTSDNTGQRNFLKETAFLFFAIADGVALVSSSTSILMFLFILTSRYAEGDFLKSLPLKLMIGLASLFISIASMMVAFSATFYLDCHYGLGWVPNLIFVFAFVPVALFAFLQFPLLSDMFSSTYCSSLLFRPWKYMIE from the exons ATGGAAAGTCCGCCCGAGTGTCTGGAGGTTGTGGATTCTTTCCAGATGGTGAAGGATGCAAGTTTGGAACAGAAGCTTGGGCAGGTTGCAGATGAGCATGAGACTCTGCCTCAACATTTGAAAAGGCTATTTCTGTATTGTTCACTCTTTCCCTTTGGTTATGAATTTAGTAAAGATGAGTTGGTTCAATTATGGATAGCTGAAGGCTTTATTAGAGAGAGACAAAGGGAGAGAATGGAAGATACTGCTGGTGAGCATTTCAATTCCTTGGAGAATGAAGGCTTCTTTGTGTTTTCAAGATGTGATTTCACTATGGATTTTGATTCGCTGCTCTCAGCTCCCGCGGATAATCCCAGCAACTTCTTGTACAAAGTAAATCCTAGCAAGCATTCATTATTGGACCACACGATGTTTTCAGGTACTTATTTCAAAGCGGTGGATGGTAAGTTAGGTGGAGCCTCTGAAATGACTAGACATTTGTCTTTGATTGGTGAGGATATGGATGGGATGGATTTTGGGATGCTTCAAAACTTTAAGCATTTACGCACACTGCATATGCTCTCTTGCCGTGGATCTTCTATGAAACACGTCCCTCGTGATTTGTGTTTCACCTTAACCTTCTTGAGAACCTTGAATTTGAGTGGGACATTGATTTCTGAATTGCCGAGTTCCATTGGAAATGTGAAATCATTACGTCATGTTGATGCCTCACATACACCTATTTCACGGTTACCTGAATCAATAGATTCTCTTCACAATTTACAAACCATTAAGCTCAGAGGTTGCATACACTTTGTTCAGTTGCCAAAGGGCACGAAAAAGCTAAAAAAGCTCCGGCATATTGATCTTGACATCATTCGGCAATTGGATTCCATGCCTGCACACTTGGGGAACTTGAGTAATCTTCAAACTTTGCCAGCATTTCTTGTTGGTAGAGATGATGGATGCCGTGTTGGAGAGTTGAAAAATTTGAATGATCTTAAAGGGTCATTCAACATTTCAAGGCTCGAAAATGTGTTGAGTAAAGAAGAAGCTGAGGAGGCTGCCTTGATTGAAAAGAAATGCATCCATAGGTTGGAGCTTCGATGGAGTGATATGTTTGTTGAGCATGCTCAGCAAGAGAAAATACTAGAATGTCTTCAACCCCATTCTGGCCTTAAAGAGTTACAATTACAACAGTACAGCGGGTCCATACTTCCAACCTGGATTGGCAATCCCTCTTTCACTGACCTTGTTGTCATTACCCTCTACAGATGCAGAAATTGTAAACTTCTGCCATGTATGGGACAATTACCAGCACTTAAGTCTCTTTCTATTATAGAGGTGAATGAGGTGAAAGAAATTAATCATCAATTCTTCAGAAAAGGCCTAGCTGATCATGCATTTCCAAAACTTGAGAGACTAGAAGTTGACATCATGCTCAGTTTGAAACAGTGGAAGGATGTACAAGTAGGTGACTTACCTTCCCTAGTGAAACTCACTCTGGACTCTTGCCCAGAACTTGTCACACTTCCTGCACTTTTCTGCCTCAAATCTCTCAAGCACTTGGAGCTCAGGTGCTGCCCAAAGCTTATGGCCTTGCCCGCTGGCGGACTACCAACTTCACTTGAGTTTTTCTTGCTATTGGATTGCCTTGAACTGAAAACATGGTGCTTGAAGACTGAACATTGGAGCATGTTATGTCATGTGCCCAGCATATGGTTTGATCATGAAGAGATAAAG GACTTGCAACTGACATCAAGGACTACAGAAATCTTACCTTCCTCGCCTCAATTTTCTGGAGATGTCCATCGGATCGGGGAGGATGATGGTAGTACTGCTGCTACTAAGGAAAAACTCCTGCGTCCAATTAGTGGCACGCGGCTAGCCATGAAGAGAGAATTTGAGTGGTCTGAATGCGTCCAAGAGGTACTCAATACTACTGCCTTGTTGGGACGGTCTGTAATGGCAGATAACCTGTACTCCGGAACCAAGGAAATGTTAGATGAATCTGACCGGCCAGCTTTGTTTTTTACTTGTATCGATAATGGTCTGTATG ATCTAGCTATGAAGTTGCTAAGAAGTGACAGAGCATTAGCTAAGGCTCGTAATGCAAAACAGGAAACAGCTTTGCATATCTTGGCTAGAATGCCTTCAGACTTCACCAGCCAAAGTCCAGGAACGTGGAGTAGACTCATCAACTCAT TTATCCCAGGTTGGAATTTCTCATACAACAGAAACTTGAAACAAGTCAATGAAGCCCTTCAACTAGTCCAATGCCTTTGGACAGAACTCTTGAGAAATGATCATGACGATGTGATGAGACTAATCAAACATCCTTCAAAATTACTGTTCGATGCTACAAAATTAGGAAATTATGAGTTCCTGGCAGTGCTTATTAACTCTTATCCTGACTTAATATGGCAACTTGATGACAAAAATCGGAGTATAATCCATGTTGCTGTTTTGCATCGTCATGCAAGTATCTTCAATTTAGTGCATGAGATAGGCTCCATCAAGGATATCATAGCGACATTTACTGATGAAGATGAGAGTAATAACATTTTACATATGGCTGCAAAATTAGCACCTCCAAATCAACTCAACCTTGTATCAGGAGCAGCTCTTCAAATGCAGCGAGAGTTGGTATGGTTTGAG GAAGTGAAAAAGATTGTACAACCTAACTCCATAGAGATGAAAAACAAGAAAGGAAAAACACCACGAGAATTGTTCACAAGTGAGCATAAAGGGTTGTTACACAAAGGAGAAGCATGGATGAAGGACACTGCAAAGTCATGCATGATTGTTGCGGCTCTTATCGCAACTATTGTGTTTTCAGCTGCAATATTGAGCGTACCTGGTGGTACATCTGATAATACAGGACAGCGAAACTTTCTAAAAGAGACTGCTTTCCTATTCTTTGCCATAGCAGATGGAGTAGCACTCGTTTCCTCGTCAACTTCAATACTGATGTTCTTGTTCATCCTCACATCGCGTTACGCTGAAGGTGATTTCCTCAAATCGTTACCGTTGAAGTTGATGATAGGGCTCGCATCACTTTTCATATCTATAGCATCCATGATGGTAGCTTTTAGCGCAACCTTCTATTTAGACTGTCACTATGGATTAGGATGGGTCCCAAATCTTATATTTGTATTTGCATTTGTTCCGGTTGCTTTATTTGCTTTTCTGCAGTTTCCTCTCTTGTCTGATATGTTTTCTTCAACATATTGTTCAAGTCTTTTATTTCGGCCATGGAAATATATGATCGAGTGA